A single genomic interval of Carassius auratus strain Wakin chromosome 30, ASM336829v1, whole genome shotgun sequence harbors:
- the rgs3b gene encoding regulator of G-protein signaling 3 isoform X3, with protein sequence MHTIHGLCRLCIERNLPQVTILRGKDGFGFTICSDSPVRVQAVDPGGPAHQAGLQQQDTLLQLNGQPVEHWKCVDLAHAIRNCRNEITMVVWRTVPIMKPYYEGLIHRPSYKPSGFDSLSSTAKTQNKTPPLLSRPTNHKQGRRKKASAPDNTGNGVGESLWSWTGKREENDYKTRTQTLKGTRVTSSNGDNYIILSPVNPGNQILQPVYSDSNGTLGTLGRIYQTSRGVQQSPDYLQNGGLQAQATLCRSMNSKTTTVPPSSYRQSFANYQNCTIVQSHLPHSNYGTYVSLAPKILIFPVFVQPLDLCSPERVLVLSEEMILHDSKHIALKATVFIYTDLMLLTREDEPGRCNVLQSPLYLHEIQLQDVPADKLRLYISYWIERTECLFSLEAFSSEQKRRVVQCLRDNIDKQLALRDRMGPDQMLEPKAAEQAADLGPLGFSSHSVPEPCSPSCPSASPIMRRTNCSSPAQRLHCSAGDANQTPPTSRDACKPPYLETSEIWKDRQKDVKAGGQESELEKREQGEGESASETISIGARPTSSSSSSSPLVIPRLCLDRSFNAEALTSPSTDDDDDEEEEDDDEDSDEGFLKRRSMVESSPSSGQQSGGLCVQRSLHRRTHSEGSLLQEPRSPRFISDQAIDCIEAKRDPSERWAVPSPQTLRKELTKNGGSVHQICLLFTGRRVCGTPNCKCDTGKTGVKQKKTKNLAKDMKNRLTFLRKKTNDRPVSKLEKVLKSDKPTPEEALRWAESLDALLSHKYGLVVFRSFLQTEFSEENLDFWLACEDFKRIKSLSKMASRAKKICTEYISIQSSKEVNLDSYTREHIKENMENICADCFDLAQSRIFGLMERDSYPRFLRSDIYLELTNQKRPSSAADPS encoded by the exons ATGCATACGATCCACGGTCTGTGTCGGCTCTGCATCGAACGAAACTTGCCACAG GTGACCATTTTGAGAGGAAAAGATGGTTTTGGCTTCACCATCTGCTCCGACTCCCCTGTACGGGTCCAAGCTGTTGATCCAG GTGGTCCAGCTCACCAGGCAGGTTTACAGCAGCAGGACACATTATTGCAGCTAAATGGCCAGCCGGTTGAACACTGGAAGTGTGTAGACCTGGCTCATGCCATCAG GAATTGTCGTAATGAGATCACAATGGTGGTGTGGAGGACAGTGCCTATTATGAAGCCTTACTATGAGGGGCTTATCCACAGACCTTCATACAAACCCTCCGGATTTGATTCTCTCTCTTCCACTgcaaagacacaaaacaaaaccCCACCTTTACTCTCTCGACCCACCAATCACAAACAGGGGCGCCGTAAAAAAGCAAGTGCCCCTGATAACACAGGAAACGGAGTAGGAGAGTCGTTGTGGTCTTGGACAGGCAAACGAGAAGAAAATGACTACAAAACACGCACGCAGACCCTCAAAGGTACCCGTGTGACATCATCAAATGGTGACAACTACATCATCCTCTCTCCTGTCAACCCTGGAAACCAG ATATTGCAGCCAGTGTATTCTGACTCCAATGGCACACTGGGAACTCTAG GAAGAATCTATCAGACTAGCAGAGGAGTGCAGCAGAGCCCAGACTACCTGCAGAACGGGGGGCTGCAAGCACAGGCCACCTTGTGCAGGTCTATGAACAGTAAGACCACCACCGTGCCTCCTTCATCCTACAGACAGAGCTTTGCCAACTACCAGAACTGCACCATCGTCCAGTCCCACCTGCCTCACTCCAACTATGGCACATACGTCAGTCTGGCCCCCAAGATTCTCATCTTCCCAGTTTTTGTTCAG CCACTGGACCTGTGCAGCCCAGAGAGAGTCCTGGTGTTGTCAGAGGAAATGATCCTTCATGATAGCAAACACATAGCTCTTAAG GCTACAGTGTTCATCTACACAGATCTGATGCTGTTGACCAGGGAAGATGAACCGGGCCGCTGTAATGTTCTACAGAGTCCACTTTACCTTCATGAGATACAGCTGCAGGACG TTCCTGCAGACAAACTGCGGCTGTACATCTCCTACTGGATAGAG AGGACCGAATGTCTGTTCAGCCTGGAAGCCTTTTCATCCGAGCAGAAGAGGAGGGTTGTTCAGTGTCTGAGAGACAATATTGACAAGCAGCTCGCCCTGAGGGACAGAATGGGCCCTGACCAG ATGCTGGAACCAAAAGCAGCTGAACAGGCTGCTGATCTGGGTCCGCTCGGCTTCAGCTCTCACAGTGTGCCTGAGCCCTGTTCCCCATCATGCCCCTCTGCATCACCCATCATGAGAAGAACCAACTGCAGCTCTCCAGCTCAGCGCCTGCACTGCAGCGCCGGAGATGCCAACCAAACCCCTCCGACCTCTCGAGACGCCTGCAAACCTCCATACCTGGAGACCTCAGAGATCTGGAAGGACAGACAGAAGGATGTGAAAGCAGGCGGCCAAGAGTCAGAACTGGAGAAAAGGGAGCAGGGGGAGGGCGAGAGCGCTTCCGAGACCATCAGCATTGGCGCCAGACCCACATCTTCATCGTCATCTTCCTCACCTCTAGTCATTCCTAGGCTGTGTCTGGATCGCTCCTTCAACGCAGAGGCTTTGACCTCACCGtcgactgatgatgatgatgatgaggaggaggaggacgacgATGAGGACAGCGATGAAGGCTTCCTGAAGCGGAGGAGTATGGTGGAGTCATCTCCTAGCAGTGGGCAGCAGAGCGGGGGCTTGTGTGTGCAGAGGTCCCTCCACAGACGGACGCACAGCGAGGGCAGTCTGTTGCAGGAGCCTCGGTCTCCTCGCTTCATCTCCGATCAGGCCATTGACTGCATAGAGGCCAAGCGGGATCCTTCGGAGCGCTGGGCGGTCCCCTCGCCACAGACCCTGAGGAAAGAGCTCACCAAGAACGGAGGATCCGTCCACCAGATCTGTCTGCTCTTCACTGGAAGGAGG GTTTGTGGCACGCCGAACTGTAAATGTGACACAGGAAAAACTGGTGTCAAACAGAAGAAAACCAAGAATCT TGCCAAAGACATGAAAAACCGTCTGACTTTTCTCCGGAAGAAGACCAACGACAGACCAGTCAGCAAGCTTGAGAAAGTCCTCAAGTCAGACAA ACCGACTCCAGAGGAAGCGCTCAGATGGGCAGAGTCGCTTGATGCGCTGCTTTCTCACAAAT ATGGCCTGGTGGTTTTCCGCTCTTTCCTGCAGACTGAGTTCAGTGAGGAGAATCTGGACTTCTGGCTGGCCTGTGAGGACTTCAAGAGGATCAAATCACTGTCCAAAATGGCATCCAGAGCAAAGAAGATATGCACTGAGTACATCTCCATACAGTCCTCTAAAGAG GTTAATCTGGACTCGTACACCAGGGAGCACATCAAGGAAAACATGGAGAACATCTGCGCAGACTGCTTTGACCTGGCTCAGAGCAGAATCTTTGGACTAATGGAAAGAGACTCGTATCCTCGATTCCTCCGCTCTGACATTTACCTGGAATTAACCAATCAAAAGAGACCCAGCTCTGCCGCAGATCCATCTTAA
- the rgs3b gene encoding regulator of G-protein signaling 3 isoform X4 — protein MLEPKAAEQAADLGPLGFSSHSVPEPCSPSCPSASPIMRRTNCSSPAQRLHCSAGDANQTPPTSRDACKPPYLETSEIWKDRQKDVKAGGQESELEKREQGEGESASETISIGARPTSSSSSSSPLVIPRLCLDRSFNAEALTSPSTDDDDDEEEEDDDEDSDEGFLKRRSMVESSPSSGQQSGGLCVQRSLHRRTHSEGSLLQEPRSPRFISDQAIDCIEAKRDPSERWAVPSPQTLRKELTKNGGSVHQICLLFTGRRVCGTPNCKCDTGKTGVKQKKTKNLAKDMKNRLTFLRKKTNDRPVSKLEKVLKSDKPTPEEALRWAESLDALLSHKYGLVVFRSFLQTEFSEENLDFWLACEDFKRIKSLSKMASRAKKICTEYISIQSSKEVNLDSYTREHIKENMENICADCFDLAQSRIFGLMERDSYPRFLRSDIYLELTNQKRPSSAADPS, from the exons ATGCTGGAACCAAAAGCAGCTGAACAGGCTGCTGATCTGGGTCCGCTCGGCTTCAGCTCTCACAGTGTGCCTGAGCCCTGTTCCCCATCATGCCCCTCTGCATCACCCATCATGAGAAGAACCAACTGCAGCTCTCCAGCTCAGCGCCTGCACTGCAGCGCCGGAGATGCCAACCAAACCCCTCCGACCTCTCGAGACGCCTGCAAACCTCCATACCTGGAGACCTCAGAGATCTGGAAGGACAGACAGAAGGATGTGAAAGCAGGCGGCCAAGAGTCAGAACTGGAGAAAAGGGAGCAGGGGGAGGGCGAGAGCGCTTCCGAGACCATCAGCATTGGCGCCAGACCCACATCTTCATCGTCATCTTCCTCACCTCTAGTCATTCCTAGGCTGTGTCTGGATCGCTCCTTCAACGCAGAGGCTTTGACCTCACCGtcgactgatgatgatgatgatgaggaggaggaggacgacgATGAGGACAGCGATGAAGGCTTCCTGAAGCGGAGGAGTATGGTGGAGTCATCTCCTAGCAGTGGGCAGCAGAGCGGGGGCTTGTGTGTGCAGAGGTCCCTCCACAGACGGACGCACAGCGAGGGCAGTCTGTTGCAGGAGCCTCGGTCTCCTCGCTTCATCTCCGATCAGGCCATTGACTGCATAGAGGCCAAGCGGGATCCTTCGGAGCGCTGGGCGGTCCCCTCGCCACAGACCCTGAGGAAAGAGCTCACCAAGAACGGAGGATCCGTCCACCAGATCTGTCTGCTCTTCACTGGAAGGAGG GTTTGTGGCACGCCGAACTGTAAATGTGACACAGGAAAAACTGGTGTCAAACAGAAGAAAACCAAGAATCT TGCCAAAGACATGAAAAACCGTCTGACTTTTCTCCGGAAGAAGACCAACGACAGACCAGTCAGCAAGCTTGAGAAAGTCCTCAAGTCAGACAA ACCGACTCCAGAGGAAGCGCTCAGATGGGCAGAGTCGCTTGATGCGCTGCTTTCTCACAAAT ATGGCCTGGTGGTTTTCCGCTCTTTCCTGCAGACTGAGTTCAGTGAGGAGAATCTGGACTTCTGGCTGGCCTGTGAGGACTTCAAGAGGATCAAATCACTGTCCAAAATGGCATCCAGAGCAAAGAAGATATGCACTGAGTACATCTCCATACAGTCCTCTAAAGAG GTTAATCTGGACTCGTACACCAGGGAGCACATCAAGGAAAACATGGAGAACATCTGCGCAGACTGCTTTGACCTGGCTCAGAGCAGAATCTTTGGACTAATGGAAAGAGACTCGTATCCTCGATTCCTCCGCTCTGACATTTACCTGGAATTAACCAATCAAAAGAGACCCAGCTCTGCCGCAGATCCATCTTAA